A window of Symphalangus syndactylus isolate Jambi chromosome 24, NHGRI_mSymSyn1-v2.1_pri, whole genome shotgun sequence contains these coding sequences:
- the LOC129474563 gene encoding putative ribosomal protein eS10-like, with amino-acid sequence MLMPKKNRIAIYELLFKEGVMVAKKDVHMPKHPELADKNVPNLHITKAMQSLKSRGYVKEQFAWRHFYWYLTNEGIQYLRDYLHLPPEIVPATLHLPPEIVPATLHHSRPESGRPRPQGLEGKQPARLTRGEADRDTYRQCSVPPGADKKAEAGAGSATEFQFSSGCGRGRGQPPQ; translated from the coding sequence ATGCTGATGCCTAAGAAGAACCGGATTGCCATTTATGAACTCCTTTTTAAGGAGGGAGTCATGGTGGCCAAGAAGGATGTCCACATGCCTAAGCACCCGGAGCTGGCAGACAAGAATGTGCCCAACCTTCATATCACGAAGGCCATGCAGTCTCTCAAGTCCCGAGGCTACGTGAAGGAACAGTTTGCCTGGAGACATTTCTACTGGTACCTTACCAATGAGGGTATCCAGTATCTCCGTGATTACCTTCATCTGCCCCCAGAGATTGTTCCTGCCACCCTACATCTGCCCCCCGAGATTGTTCCTGCCACCCTACACCACAGCCGACCAGAGAGTGGCAGGCCTCGGCCTCAAGGTCTGGAGGGTAAGCAACCTGCAAGACTCACAAGAGGGGAAGCCGACAGAGATACCTACAGACAGTGTTCTGTGCCCCCTGGTGCCGACAAGAAAGCCGAGGCTGGGGCTGGGTCAGCAACCGAATTCCAGTTTAGCAGCGGATGTGGTCGTGGACGTGGTCAGCCACCTCAGTAA
- the FAM110A gene encoding protein FAM110A, giving the protein MPVDTLSPGAPSAPALPCRLRTKVPGYLLRRPADGGVRKPSAVERLEADKAKYVKSLHVANTRQEPVQPLLSKQPLFSPETRRTVLTSSRRALPGPCRRPQLDLDILSSLINLCDSPVSPAEASRTPGRAEGAGHPPPATPPRPPPSTSAVRRVDVRPLPASPARPCPSPGPAAASSPARPPGLQRSKSDVSERFSRAAADLERFFNFCGLDPEEARGLGVAHLARASSDIVSLAGPSAGPGSSEGGCSRRSSVTIEERARERVPYGVSVVERNARVIKWLYGLRQARESPAAEG; this is encoded by the coding sequence ATGCCTGTGGACACGCTGAGCCCTGGAGCCCCGTCTGCCCCCGCCCTACCTTGCCGCCTGCGGACCAAGGTCCCTGGCTACCTGCTACGGAGGCCGGCAGATGGTGGAGTCCGGAAACCGAGTGCTGTGGAGCGCCTGGAGGCCGACAAGGCCAAGTACGTCAAGAGCCTGCATGTGGCCAACACCCGTCAGGAACCTGTGCAGCCCCTGCTGTCCAAACAGCCACTCTTTAGCCCTGAGACTCGCCGCACAGTGCTCACGTCCAGCCGCCGAGCCCTGCCTGGCCCCTGCCGACGGCCCCAGCTGGACCTGGACATCCTCAGCAGCCTCATCAACTTGTGTGATAGTCCCGTGTCCCCTGCCGAGGCCAGCCGTACTCCTGGACGGGCAGAGGGAGCCGGCCATCCTCCCCCAGCCACCCCTCCACGACCGCCGCCCAGTACCTCTGCGGTCCGCCGAGTGGACGTCCGCCCCCTGCCTGCCTCGCCTGCCCGGCCCTGCCCATCACCGGGCCCTGCCGCCGCCTCCAGCCCAGCCCGGCCGCCGGGTTTGCAACGCTCTAAGTCGGACGTGAGCGAGCGCTTTTCTAGGGCAGCCGCTGACCTTGAGCGCTTTTTTAACTTCTGCGGCCTGGACCCGGAGGAGGCAAGAGGGTTGGGTGTGGCCCACCTGGCACGGGCCAGCTCGGATATCGTGTCCCTGGCAGGGCCCAGTGCTGGGCCGGGCAGCTCTGAAGGGGGCTGCTCCCGCCGCAGCTCGGTTACTATTGAGGAGCGGGCCCGGGAGCGCGTTCCCTATGGCGTGTCGGTGGTGGAGCGCAATGCCCGCGTGATCAAGTGGCTGTATGGGTTAAGGCAGGCACGGGAGAGCCCAGCAGCTGAAGGCTAG